A region of Saimiri boliviensis isolate mSaiBol1 chromosome 8, mSaiBol1.pri, whole genome shotgun sequence DNA encodes the following proteins:
- the FSTL1 gene encoding follistatin-related protein 1 isoform X2, translating into MKTRTSQHYEEELRSKSKICANVFCGAGRECAVTEKGEPTCLCIEQCKPHKRPVCGSNGKTYLNHCELHRDACLTGSKIQVDYDGHCKEKKSVSPSASPVVCYQSNRDELRRRIIQWLEAEIIPDGWFSKGSNYSEILDKYFKNFDNGDSRLDSSEFLKFVEQNETAINITTYPDQENNKLLRGLCVDALIELSDENADWKLSFQEFLKCLNPSFNPPEKKCALEDEMYADGAETEVDCNRCVCACGNWVCTAMTCDGKNQKGAQTQTEEEMARYIQELQKHQETAEKTKRVNTKEI; encoded by the exons GAAGAGCTGAGGAGCAAATCCAAGATCTGTGCCAATGTGTTTTGTGGAGCTGGCCGGGAATGTGCAGTCACAGAGAAAGGAGAGCCCACCTGTCTCTGCATCGAG CAATGCAAACCTCACAAGAGGCCTGTGTGTGGCAGTAATGGCAAGACTTACCTCAACCACTGTGAACTGCATAGAGATGCCTGCCTTACTGGATCCAAAATCCAGGTTGATTACGATGGACACTGCAAAG AGAAGAAATCCGTAAGTCCATCTGCCAGCCCAG TTGTTTGCTATCAGTCCAACCGTGATGAGCTCCGACGTCGCATCATCCAGTGGCTGGAAGCTGAGATCATTCCAGATGGCTGGTTCTCTAAAGGCAGCAACTACAGTGAAATCCTAGACAAGTATTTTAAG AACTTTGACAATGGTGACTCTCGCCTGGACTCTAGCGAATTCCTGAAGTTTGTGGAACAGAACGAAACTGCCATCAATATCACCACGTATCCAGACCAGGAGAACAACAAACTGCTTAG AGGACTCTGTGTTGATGCTCTCATTGAACTGTCTGATGAAAATGCTGATTGGAAACTCAGCTTCCAAGAATTTCTCAAGTGTCTCAACCCATCTTTCAACCCTCCTGAGAAGA AGTGTGCCCTGGAGGATGAAATGTATGCAGATGGAGCTGAAACCGAGGTGGACTGTAACCGCTGTGTCTGTGCCTGTGGAAACTGGGTCTGTACAGCCATGACCTGTGATG GAAAGAATCAGAAGGGGGCCCAGACCCAGACAGAGGAGGAGATGGCCAGATACATCCAGGAGCTCCAAAAGCATCAG